The DNA sequence AGGCGGGGGTGGTTCTTGTGCGCCCACGAGGCGGCCGGATACACCGTGTAGGCGTCGGGCAGCTGCAAGTCAGAGATGTCCACCGGGCCCGCCGGAGCCGCCGTGACCGGCGCAAGCGGGACGACGTACACCTTCTCGGCCGGCAGAGCGAGCTGCTCGACGACGTCGGCCTTGGTCCAGCTGCTGCCGACAGCGACCGCCGCCGCTGCGCCGCACAGCGCTGGGTAGCGGGCCTCTCGGTCCGCGAGCTGGGCGGCGGTGAAGAGTTCCGGGAGATGCCGGTGCTGCAGGTCGTGCGGGTGGTAGATGAATGGGGCAGAAACCAGTCCGGCCGCCTGGAACGGGAAGTGCACCACATCGAAACGCAGGGCCTGCATCACCGTGTCGACCGACAGTGGCTGTGATCGGCCCGTTGCGGAGCGAAGCTTCCTGTTCAAGGCCGGCACCAACCGACTGGCCCGGCTGACCTCATGCACGCGGATCGCCGCACCGAGGTGTGGCGACAGCCAGCCCATCTCCCCCGCGCGCCCCACGAAGGTCACT is a window from the Actinomycetes bacterium genome containing:
- a CDS encoding glycosyltransferase, whose protein sequence is MKPLRVAVDARLRPGTAGGIENVVIGLAQGLSRAAAADVEVTFVGRAGEMGWLSPHLGAAIRVHEVSRASRLVPALNRKLRSATGRSQPLSVDTVMQALRFDVVHFPFQAAGLVSAPFIYHPHDLQHRHLPELFTAAQLADREARYPALCGAAAAVAVGSSWTKADVVEQLALPAEKVYVVPLAPVTAAPAGPVDISDLQLPDAYTVYPAASWAHKNHPRL